The window CGACGGCGCAGACGGCCAGGGCCGTCACCTCCAGCGCACGGTAGCCGTCGCCGCGCCGGCGGGCCGGCAGGACCCTGCGCAGCACGAGCAGCAGCGGGGTCACCACGATCACGCCCATCGCGTCCCCGGCCCACCAGGCCGACCAGACGGGCCAGAACTGTGCGACCGGCAGGTCCCCGGAGAGCACCAGCGTCCAGGTCCCGATCGTCGCGCTGATCGTCATCGGCAGCAGACCGCCCAGGAAGACGAGCGACAGGGCGTCCCGCAGCCGGTCCAGCTCGGTACGGAAACCCGCCCGGCGCAGCATCAGGTACGCGCACACCATCGCGAGGGTGTTCCCCGCCACGATGACCAGGCCCGGCAGGTCGAAACCGTTGATCCCCTCGATGGACAGGTACGTACCGATGGCGATCCCCGGCCACACCCGCAGGCCCAGCCAGAGCAGGGAGGCCAGCGCGATGCCGGTCGGCAGCCACAGGGGCGTGACCTCGGCGCCGTCGACGACCACGCGCTGGAGGAGGCCGATCCGTCCGCCCAGGTAGTAGGCGAGCGCGACGGCGAGGATCTGTAGCAGAACTTCGGTCGGACGTCGCCATCCCTCGGTGCGCACCACAGCATCAGACAACAGCCCGGCCGTCCCCACGGGCCGTGACACGCGCGAGCGGGCGGTCTAGGGGGCGTCGGCCGCGTCGTGGCTGAGGACGAGCACCGCGGCGTCATCGGAGTGGCCGGTGGAGTCGGCCACCTTCATCACCTCGGCGGCCAGCTCGCCCGGATCGGTGCCCGCCGCCTCCCGGACGACCTTGGACACCCGCTCCAGTCCCACCTCGATCGGGAACTGCGGCCCCTCGACCACGCCGTCCGTGAGCAGGACGATCGATCCCGCCTTCGTCAGCCGGCGCCGGGTCACCGCGTACCCCGCCCCCGGCATCAGGTTCAGCGGCAGGCCGCCGTCGTCGTCGGCTATCCCGTACGCGCCGTCGACG is drawn from Streptomyces sp. NBC_01232 and contains these coding sequences:
- a CDS encoding MASE1 domain-containing protein, which encodes MVRTEGWRRPTEVLLQILAVALAYYLGGRIGLLQRVVVDGAEVTPLWLPTGIALASLLWLGLRVWPGIAIGTYLSIEGINGFDLPGLVIVAGNTLAMVCAYLMLRRAGFRTELDRLRDALSLVFLGGLLPMTISATIGTWTLVLSGDLPVAQFWPVWSAWWAGDAMGVIVVTPLLLVLRRVLPARRRGDGYRALEVTALAVCAVVVTLVATRTELSLLFLVFPLIIWAAVRFQLAGSAPCTLLVSVLSISAAIEHVGPFADRSLLETMINLQGLNGAAALTGLLLSALVTEQNNIRLKIEQVCEDLAELVEHLAPGKKPDRWTEPDP